The Eleutherodactylus coqui strain aEleCoq1 chromosome 6, aEleCoq1.hap1, whole genome shotgun sequence genome window below encodes:
- the LOC136633552 gene encoding olfactory receptor 5A2-like, with amino-acid sequence MDKGNRTTMEFIFISFSNVPELQYFLFTSFLCIYCISVAAHMFLIVVYNLSSNLHTPMYFFLANFSFLEECYISTITPNMLKNLLSTDKTITFYGCAMQMYCFLLLGATECYLLAAMAYDRYNAICQPLLYNVIMCRNACVKLIMCSWIIGFTVAIIQTFLTFSLPFCGPNKINHFYCEIPPVMALACTDTQFNEIVTFIIVLLVIVGAFLLTIVSYTRIIWTIIKHHSAAGIKKTFSTSTSHLIVVTIFYGSGSVMYLRPKSTYGTDMDKFISLMYTVIAPLLNPFIYSFRNNDVKYAVRKMMHDIKIG; translated from the coding sequence ATGGATAAAGGAAACCGTACAACAATGGAATTTATTTTTATATCATTTTCCAATGTCCCGGAATTGCAGTATTTCCTATTTACTTCATTTCTTTGTATCTATTGTATATCTGTAGCCGCACATATGTTTCTAATTGTTGTCTATAACCTCAGTTCAAACCTTCATACCCCTATGTACTTTTTTCTCGCCAACTTCTCATTTTTAGAAGAATGTTACATCTCAACGATTACACCGAACATGTTAAAAAATCTCCTATCAACTGACAAAACCATCACTTTCTATGGCTGTGCCATGCAAATGTACTGTTTTTTGTTATTGGGAGCCACAGAGTGCTACTTACTGGCAGCCATGGCTTATGACCGATATAACGCCATATGCCAGCCATTATTATATAACGTGATTATGTGTAGAAATGCTTGTGTTAAGCTTATCATGTGCTCATGGATCATTGGTTTTACAGTTGCCATAATACAGACATTTCTTACATTCTCCTTACCTTTTTGCGGACCCAATAAAATCAACCATTTCTACTGTGAGATTCCACCTGTAATGGCCTTGGCATGTACTGACACACAGTTTAACGAAATTGTTACTTTTATAATTGTCCTACTAGTAATTGTAGGTGCTTTCCTATTAACAATTGTTTCATATACACGGATCATTTGGACAATTATAAAGCACCATTCTGCAGCAGGGATTAAGAAAACTTTCTCTACCTCCACATCTCACCTCATAGTGGTGACTATATTTTATGGATCTGGTAGTGTGATGTATTTGAGGCCTAAGTCAACCTATGGTACAGATATGGACAAGTTTATATCACTCATGTATACTGTTATTGCACCATTGTTAAATCCCTTTATTTACAGTTTTAGAAATAATGATGTGAAATATGCAGTAAGAAAAATGATGCATGACATAAAAATAGGTTag